A genomic region of Amphiura filiformis chromosome 6, Afil_fr2py, whole genome shotgun sequence contains the following coding sequences:
- the LOC140155458 gene encoding LOW QUALITY PROTEIN: mitochondrial import inner membrane translocase subunit Tim10-like (The sequence of the model RefSeq protein was modified relative to this genomic sequence to represent the inferred CDS: inserted 1 base in 1 codon) has translation MASNLSQEQQMQLLAELEIEMMSDMYNRMTTACXEKCIPPTYRDGELSKGESVCLDRCVAKYLEVHESLGKKLTEKSMQDEAMMKQMQGQPPGQS, from the exons ATGGCTAGTAATTTATCACAAGAACAACAGATGCAGCTACTTGCAGAGCTTGAGATCGAGATGATGTCAGATATGTATAATCG AATGACAACGGCAT CAGAAAAGTGTATTCCACCAACATACAGAGATGGTGAGCTGTCCAAGGGTGAATCTGTGTGCTTAGATCGATGTGTAGCCAAGTATCTCGAAGTCCATGAAAGTCTTGGTAAAAAATTAACTGAGAAATCTATGCAAGATGAAGCCATGATGAAACAGATGCAGGGCCAACCACCTGGTCAGAGCTAA